The Candidatus Methylomirabilis sp. genomic sequence TGGGCCTCAAGAGGTAGAGATGGAAGCGACGATTCCGTTTGTCGATCTCAGGGCGCAGTATCGCTCGATTCGCGATGAGGTGAGAATGGCTATCGAGCGTGTGCTGGAAAGCGGGCAGTTTATTCTGGGAGAGACAGTAGAACAGTTTGAACAACACTTTGCCGGCTATCTGGGCACCACACACGCGATCGGCGTAGGGAGCGGACTGGACGCCTTGCGTCTGGCCCTCGAGGGCATCGGCGTCCAGCCTCGCGATGAGGTCATTATCCCAGCTAATACCTACATCGCGACGGCCCTTGCGGTCTCGGCTGTCGGGGCGACGCCTGTCCTGGTGGATTGTCTGGAGGACACGTATCAGATAGATCCCGAGCTGATCGTAACGGCGATCACACCTCGCACGAAGGCCATCATCCCTGTCCATCTCTACGGCCAGTCGGCCAATATGGCCTCAATCACGGCCGTAGCCAAGGCATATGGCCTTGATCTCATCGAAGATGCGGCGCAGGCTCACGGGGCCCGCTTCGCTGGCTCGTTCTGCGGAACGTTGGGACGTGCCGGGTGCTTCAGCTTCTATCCAGCTAAGAATCTCGGTGCATATGGCGATGGCGGGATGGTGGTCACAGGTGATGATGAGGTGGCTCAGCGCATACACCTGCTGCGCAACTATGGCCAGCGGACCAAGAACGAGCACGTTGTGAAGGGGATGAATTCGCGGCTCGATCCGTTACAGGCCGCAGTGCTCAGCGTGAAACTTCGGTATCTTGACAGATGGAATGCACGGCGGGCTGCCTACGCAGCACGATACTCCCAGGCGCTGGCCGGTCAGGGTGTGCGCATTCCAATGATCGATCCGCGTGGAACACATGTCTTTCACACCTATATTGTGCGCACATTACATCGGGATGAACTCCAGGCATATTTGGCCCACAGGGGTATCCAAACTGGTATCCATTACCCACTTCCGATCCACCTGCAGGCGGCCTACCGGGAACTCGGGTACCGAGCCGGGGCTTTCCCGGTAGCCGAGCGGGTGTCACGGGAGATCCTTTCATTGCCCATGTATGCCGAACTGACCGAGAGTCAGATCGATCTTGTCGCCAATGCGGTTGTTGCCTTCACCAGCCAGAAGCGCTAACCCTCACAGTAGGCCAAATGGCTGACGCATGCCCGCCATGGGACGAGATGGGCAGCTTCATCCCTGCACTGTGTGGCGCGATGGCGGCGATGGAGGGGAGCGGGCGTATTGCCGACAGGGTCACGCCGAGGCACGATCAGGAAAAGGGGAGATGCTTGTCTCGCAAGCCATTGATTTTGCGGCTTGGCAGAGCTTCCAGCCTATCACGGTGGTTGCGCTCAGCGACCCAGCCATTCCAAGCAGACAGAGGCTGAACGGCAAGCCTGCATAATAGGCATATGCGAACCAGAGATCCAGCGTATCGATAAGCTTCTCGCGGTCGGCTTCGGAGAGCGGGATGCGAGTGGCTCCAGCGTCTACCTGGAGCGACGGTTTTTTGCCATTCAGGAATGTTCGCCAGTTATGCAAGGCCATTGTAAGCTGTCCCCACGCCGGCGAGTAATTGGGCACGAAATGGGCCTTATACAGGAATAAGGGATCGGACGGGGTTGTCCGATAGGGGAACTCACCGATGATGCGGTAATAGGTCCCGTAGTACACCGAGATCCCACCAAACTGAACCAATAGCCCAGCAAGTGTCAGGGCAAGAAAGATTCGTCTGACGGCTGCCGACCCGCTTTCCAACAACGACCCGCTCGGTAGGATCAGACATGGCAGCACAAGGGTCAAGTATCGCGGTCCCCAACTCCCCTCTCCAGCCCAATCTCGGTACTGCGCGATGACCAGAAGGTTAACCGCAAAGAGCCCGAGCAGCAGCCACGCCTCACGCGCTCGGCGCTTAGCCAGGAGGTTCGATGAGATCAGCCCGAACAGGGTGACGGGGGCGTAGAGGAAGAGGCTTTTCCCCGAACTCAGCAGGAGACCATACAACCCCACAAATAGGGGCGTCGAAAAGGCGTAAAGGCCCCGATAGCCAGTCTCCAGAATCGATCCAAACCGCGCGTAGTTATAGCCAAAAGCGAGTCCCAGGAATGCTACCACCGGCGCCGAGAAGAGGATGAGACCCCTTTCCCAACGGTCTTTCTGGGTGCTGCTCAACAGATACCCAGCGAAGATGGGAAGATTGATAATAAATACCCACTTCGTGAGGATGCCACCACCGCAAAAGCCCCCGGCGTACATGAGCCGTCTTGGGTCGGCGTCTCGGCTGTAGGCGATGAGGTGATATACGGTCCCCAAGAGACAGAGGGTCTCGAGGGGTTGGGCGAGGAACGACTTCGTGGCGTATACGATAAAGAACGTGCTGAAGGCAAAGGCACAGGTGAGCTGCAGTGACACCCGGGAGGAAAAGCCGAGTCGGCGCGCGGTAAAGGCGAACAGGACGCAGGCGAGGGCGCTAATGACGGCATTGACCAGGGAGACGCTCCCTTTCAGGACGAGTAGACTCAGATGCGCCGGAACAAAGGTGGCAATTAGTTTCCCCAGGAGGTAGAAAGGAATTGCGACCACCGAGAGGGCAATGCCATAACGTGAGTAGTCCTTGCCGCCAACCCCAACTGCCACGTTCTCACCGCTCACCGAGATTTCGCCCCGCTCTACCATTGCCTGGGTGACATTAAAAATCGTAACCCCATCGCTAGAGGCGATGATTCCGCTGGAAGCCGACAAAAAGACCATAAGGAAAAAGACAAACAGTAGCAAGGAGGGCACTACGCCTTGGCGCTGCCCATGCTCTTGCGATCCGGAACGAGGCTGCAACATGACGGCATCATAGGGAACGAGCGCAGTGGGTGTCAACAAGAGAATAGCAGGCCGAGCCAAACTCAACTACAATGGCCGCAAAGGAGCAAAGCGAATGCCCCCAACGCGTGTGATCATCGATACCGATCCCGGCATCGACGATGCCTTGGCGCTAATCCTCGCCTTCGCCTCTCCAGAGCTATCTGTCGAGGCGATCACGACCGTGGCCGGCAACGTCCCGGTGGCGCAGGCGGCGCGGAACGCCTGCCTGCTGCTTGAGGTGGCGGATCCGCACCCACGACCCCCGGTGGCCAAAGGTGCAGCACACCCCCTGATACGGCCGCTGCGCACTGCCGAGGACTACCATGGTGAGGACGGTCTGGGGGAGTTGTCCCGTTTCAAGACAGGGGAAGGGATGCCCCGGTACCCAGAACCACAACAACTCCTCGCGACCCAACCCGCCCCAGCCCTCATCGCCGAACTCATCAGTGCCGCTCCAGGGGAGATGGCCCTGATCTGCCTTGGGCCGCTGACCAATCTGGCGATGGCGATCCAAGCGACCCCGACGCAGATGGCCAAGGTCAAAGAGATCATCATCATGGGCGGGGCGATCCAGGCGCCGGGTAATGTGACACCGGGGGCGGAGTTTAATCTGCACACCGATCCAGAGGCTGCTAGGCTCGTGTTTACCTCCGGCCTGCCGATTACCCTCGTCCCTTTGGATGTCACGCAGCGAATCATGCTCAGGACGGAGTTGATCGACGCGGTAGTCCGGCACATCGACAGTCGCGTGACCCAGTTCGTCCGCGATACTACCGAGCGACTGTTTGGCGTTGAACAGGGGCGGGCGGGGTGTGCCGCGATCCCGCTCCATGATCCGCTCGCTGTCGGTGTCGCGATCGATCCATCGCTCGTGACGCGCCGGCCATTGCATGTCGAGGTAGAGACGGGCAACGGGCCATCTCGCGGAATGACGATTGCCGACAGGCGCCAGATCAAAGAGGAATGGAAACAGACGCCAAACCTGCAGGTGTGTATGGAGGTGGACGCCGGACGGTTCATGGCCCTTTTTTTAGAGCGGATATGCCGGCCGCTTGCCTAAGCCAACAGGTTGTCGTGATCGGCAGCGCAAACCTTGATCTGACCGTCATTGCCTCCCGGCTACCGCGGGAGGGGGAGACGGTCCTCGGCGGAGAACTACTCCTCTCAAACGGCGGCAAGGGGGCGAATCAGGCTGTTGCGGCGCTCAAGGCCGGAGCCGAGGTCCGGTTCCTGGCAAAGGTCGGGCGTGATCCATTCGGTGACCGGATCTGTCGAGACCTCGTCGCGGCGGGGCTCCCGGCCGATGGTCTGCTCCGGGACGAGTCGGCTCCGACGGGCGTCGCCCTGATCGTTGTCGATCGACAGGGGCGGAATCAGATCGCAGTGGCGCCTGGCAGCAATCAGTTGCTCCTGCCTGTAGTCATTGAGCAGCACGAACCCTTCCTGGCCCATGGGACCGTCATGCTCGTGCAGCTCGAGATCCCGATCGTTACCGTCGAGCGGGCGCTACAGTTCGCCAAGGCTCACGGGATGACGACGATCCTAAATCCGGCGCCGGCATCCGCTTTATCGGACGATCTTCTCCGTCACGTCGATCTGCTGACACCGAACGAAACCGAGGCCGAAGCCTTAACAGGGATCGCGGTCTCCGACCTGCCCAGCGCTGCGGCGGCGGCCAAGGCGCTGCTCTTGCGCGGCCCACACGTTGTCATCGTGACGCTTGGAGCTCAAGGGGCGCTGCTGTGCACGGCATCGATCGTGCAACATCTACCGGCTATCCCGGTGGCGGCGGTCGATACGACCGCCGCCGGTGACGCGTTCAATGGTGCGCTGGCTGCGGCCTTGGCTGGGAAACCTCAAACCGACACGCTTCGTACAGGCCGATTACGGGTATTAGAGGACATCGTGCGCTTTGCGAACGCAGCCGGCGCCCTGACCACGACCAAGCGCGGCGCGCAAGAATCACTACCCACAAAGGCCGAGATCGAGAGGCTATTGGCAGCAAGACCTTTACCATAAAGATTTCATGGGAGGCCGGACCGACTAGGACAGGGGTGTGCTCGAGCGAACACGGACAGAAGTCAGGGAGAAACGCTGGGCCGAAAAGAGATAGACGAGACGGGCTGTCGCCGGGCTAAAGTCAGCTAGGGCTGCGGGAAGGCGATGATGATCGAATCCAGCGAGAGGACCCGATACTCCTCGTTGTTCCTGTAGAAATAATGCCCCTCCACACCTTCGGAGGCCTCCTCGAAGGCGACAATCGCCTCTGGCGGCGGCATCTCCCGGAAGGAATTCGACCCTTCGTCAAAACCGTCGCCGGCCATCACAACCTGGCCGTATCGGATGGAGGCGCCACGTGGGCAGTGAACTGTCAGCGTATCCGGCGGTTCTCGAAGCATCCGGACTACCAGATTGATGCCATAGACTTTAAACGGCGGGCATGAAGCCAACCTTTCGCTCATGTAATATGATATAACATAATGGGTGGCCTAAGGAAAGTAGAAAATGGCGCCGATTTCAGGCGCTCGTATTCGTGGCTGAGTGAACGGATGGAACAGGATTGAGGTGATATGGCGCGCGAGATCTCCGCGGGGGTAATCCTATTCAGGCAAGCGCCAGAGCCGCACTACCTGCTCCTCCATTACGGGTCAGGCCACTGGGACTTCCCCAAGGGACACATCGAACCTGGCGAAGATGCGCAGCAAACGGCCATACGTGAGCTGAAGGAGGAGACCGGAATCGCCGAGGTCTCCTTTGTAGATGGCTACAAACAGACGCTCCGATATTTCTTCCGACAGAAAGGGATCGGGATCTTCAAGACTGTCATCTACTTCCTTGCAGAAACGGATCAGTCCGAGGTCAGCCTTTCCCATGAACATATCGGTTTCGACTGGCTTCCTTATGACCTCGCCATGAGTCGGCTGACCTTCAAGAACTCCCGGGATCTCCTAGCCAAGGCCCATACCCACCTGCAAACAACCCAGTCAGCGATACGAGGCGATCGATAATCATGCCTTGTTGCCTCGCCCTCTGAGTACTCAGGCTAGGGTCGCGTCCACCGGCCAGAGGCGGAAACAGGGCAAGAAGGTCCCCATCCTTGAGTGGAGTATCTTCGTCGACTTGGAGGCCGTTAATGAGGATCATCGTGGGGCGCGGCTTGGGAATACCGAGTTGGTCGACCACCTGTCCGACCGTCGCCCCATCGGCACACTCCATGGTCGCCTTGTGGCCCTGGGAGCCTTTCGGCAGGTACTGAGATAACGCGGCGTACAGCGCCACCTCGATCTTCACACCCTACCGGCCTTTTTGATCGCTCGCAGAACAGTTCCCCAGCGGATGGTGGATGGCGCCAGGTGGTCCGGCTTCAAGGTAAAGGTTGTCCGGGTCCGGATCATGTTGTGGAGGATCCCAGCATCCTCGAAGTCGCCCACCAGCATCGCGCCCACAAGCTGTTCCCCTGTGAAGATCAGCTTGCGGTAGGTCTGCCTTCCGTCGTCACGGACCTCCCGAATCTGATAGCCCGAACCAACCTTTGGATTCCACAGGCCGATTGAGGCGATCGGGGTGTCAATGACTGTCGTGACGTTCATGGCCATTGACCCCTCATATGCGGTGGACACCCCGGCCATATTCAGCCCGGCAATCCTGCCTTGGTTCAGCGCTTCAGGCCAGATGGCGTTCACCGCTCGCTTGCCGCTGAACATATCTACCGTCTCAGCGACGTCGCCCGCGGCATAGATCCCATCCAGGCTGGTCCGCTGGTAGGCATCCACAAGTAGACCGCGGTTCATCTTCACGCCGGTCTCGCTGAGAAAGTCGAGGTTGGGCGCGACGCCAGCAGCCATCACCAGAAGCTGGCACGGAAACACCTCTCCACTGTCAACCTTCACCCCGGTGACGTGACCATCCTTGCCCAACAGTTCCGTCGCCCTGACGCCGCACCTGACCGTTACCCCGGCTTCCCGAAGCGCTTCCTCCGCCATCACAGCCGAGACCGCGTCGGCCATGGCCGGCATCACGTGCGGCATCTGTTCGATGACGGTTGTCTTCAGACCGCGACGAGCAAACGCATCCACCACCTGAATCCCGATCAGGCCGGCGCCGATCACCACGGCCTCTTTCGCGCTGGGGATCGCCGCGTCAATCTGTTTGGCGTCATGGTTGGTGATGCAGGGGTAAATGCCTTGGAGATCCGTCCCCGGGATCGGTGGCATCACAGCGTGAGAGCCCGACGCCACCAGCAGGTTGTCATAGGCCAGATTCTCGCCGTTGCTGAGCCTGACTCGGCGGACCGTAGGATCGACGGCGAGAGCAGCGACCCCCATTATCCCCCGCACCTTCATCTGGTCAAAATAGCCATCGTCCCGCATCCGCATCCCGTCGTAGCCGACCTCACGAGAAATGAAGTGCGTAAGACCAACCCGCGAGTAGAGCGGCATCGGTTCTTTGGAGACGACTGTGATCGGGCAGTCCTTATCCACTCGCCGAATCGCCTCAACGGCTGCCAAGCCTGCCGCACTCGCCCCGATGATGACGTGATGAAGCTTACCCATAGTTGAGTTCCCTGAGTTTCATTGTACCAGCCCTCAACTGGCGCTAAGTAACTGAATGAGGTGCGAGTTCCACTGGATCGCCCGTGCCAATGCTGCCCGCCTCAATGACCGACGCGTACACCCCTAGACACTGATTCGCTTCACGGACGATCGTTCGCAGCACCGATGGATCGCGCGGTAAATCCGCCTGGGCGTGCATCGGCATCGCGCAACGGATCGTGGGAAGTTCACCTTTAACGACGAGATTACCGATACGAATCGCCCGGCCAACCCAGTCGTTCTCCACGGCGCCAATCGCAGACTCGGTGTCCACCAGTACGTTGGGTCTGAACCGCCTGACATCCCAATTGGCGGCCGGATTCAACTGCGACATCAACTGTAACGTGGACGTTGTCAGCACCTGAATCGGGAAGAGATCGAAATACGTGCCAGGCGGCGTGTAATACTCCCACGCGACTGGAGGAACGCCGGATAAATCGGGCAATGGTTCCTCTGGTTCGCGCCCCAGCGCCGTCCGCAATTCCTTTGCGACCGGACCGCGGAGGATGAGCCGTTGCAGTAGGCGACGAGCCGGTCGATACGCCCAGAGTCGGCCAAGCAAAGCGGCGCCTGGCTCGCGTCTACGGTAATACGCCGTCTCTGCGGCCGGCTGCACCGGGCGGAGGGTCACGGACCGTCCGATCAGCTCCGACAAGCGCTGCGAGGCAGCCGGCGAGTCGCTGGAGACGGTGACGCCGTCGGGGAGTGTGATGTCCACGTGCGGAATGTGGTCGGCGCGTGGCTCTGCGCGGTACATCGCCGAGCACTGCATCAGGATGGGGTGGCGCTTCGCGTTATGAATCTCCCCGGTCGCCTCATCTCGAATCGCCCAACCTCGATCGCCCCATAATCCTTGAGTGCCCACGTGACCACGATCGAGCCGCTCGCCGATCATGGACTTCACCGGGTATCGCCAGATCTCGCGGACGCGCCCAATCCCTATGCTGACCTCCTTGCTCACCCCCCATGTCATGGAAGCGTTCTGAGATATCTTTCTGTGGTGCTTTACGGAATACTTCAAGAAGGCACTCAATGTGGCGAATGAGCTACTCCCCACAGTTGTAGGGTTGCACAGACTAGAGAAACGTCGGCTCCACCCGTCAGCTAGGCAGCTCGTCAAAGAATTCGGTCATGCTTCACCAAATTGTGCCGTGCGCACAGCAATTGAACATTAGCTTCGGTTAACGAAGTTCCGCCCTTCGACCACGGCAAATCGTGATCGAAGTGGAGTTCATCCGAGGCACCGCACACGACGCACTTACCACCGTCACGCTTCCAGACAGTAAGCTTGACCGCGGTTGGGATGATTCGACGACGAACCGGAGTCATACTTGGCGGTACGCTGAAATCTTCCTCCCCCTCGACGGCCACCAGGCGAAACTTGAATACTAACCGATACTCGTCCCGTTCCTGCCAGGAATCTATAAGGTGGAAGA encodes the following:
- a CDS encoding DegT/DnrJ/EryC1/StrS family aminotransferase, encoding MEATIPFVDLRAQYRSIRDEVRMAIERVLESGQFILGETVEQFEQHFAGYLGTTHAIGVGSGLDALRLALEGIGVQPRDEVIIPANTYIATALAVSAVGATPVLVDCLEDTYQIDPELIVTAITPRTKAIIPVHLYGQSANMASITAVAKAYGLDLIEDAAQAHGARFAGSFCGTLGRAGCFSFYPAKNLGAYGDGGMVVTGDDEVAQRIHLLRNYGQRTKNEHVVKGMNSRLDPLQAAVLSVKLRYLDRWNARRAAYAARYSQALAGQGVRIPMIDPRGTHVFHTYIVRTLHRDELQAYLAHRGIQTGIHYPLPIHLQAAYRELGYRAGAFPVAERVSREILSLPMYAELTESQIDLVANAVVAFTSQKR
- a CDS encoding glycosyltransferase family 39 protein codes for the protein MLQPRSGSQEHGQRQGVVPSLLLFVFFLMVFLSASSGIIASSDGVTIFNVTQAMVERGEISVSGENVAVGVGGKDYSRYGIALSVVAIPFYLLGKLIATFVPAHLSLLVLKGSVSLVNAVISALACVLFAFTARRLGFSSRVSLQLTCAFAFSTFFIVYATKSFLAQPLETLCLLGTVYHLIAYSRDADPRRLMYAGGFCGGGILTKWVFIINLPIFAGYLLSSTQKDRWERGLILFSAPVVAFLGLAFGYNYARFGSILETGYRGLYAFSTPLFVGLYGLLLSSGKSLFLYAPVTLFGLISSNLLAKRRAREAWLLLGLFAVNLLVIAQYRDWAGEGSWGPRYLTLVLPCLILPSGSLLESGSAAVRRIFLALTLAGLLVQFGGISVYYGTYYRIIGEFPYRTTPSDPLFLYKAHFVPNYSPAWGQLTMALHNWRTFLNGKKPSLQVDAGATRIPLSEADREKLIDTLDLWFAYAYYAGLPFSLCLLGMAGSLSATTVIGWKLCQAAKSMACETSISPFPDRASA
- a CDS encoding nucleoside hydrolase, with amino-acid sequence MPPTRVIIDTDPGIDDALALILAFASPELSVEAITTVAGNVPVAQAARNACLLLEVADPHPRPPVAKGAAHPLIRPLRTAEDYHGEDGLGELSRFKTGEGMPRYPEPQQLLATQPAPALIAELISAAPGEMALICLGPLTNLAMAIQATPTQMAKVKEIIIMGGAIQAPGNVTPGAEFNLHTDPEAARLVFTSGLPITLVPLDVTQRIMLRTELIDAVVRHIDSRVTQFVRDTTERLFGVEQGRAGCAAIPLHDPLAVGVAIDPSLVTRRPLHVEVETGNGPSRGMTIADRRQIKEEWKQTPNLQVCMEVDAGRFMALFLERICRPLA
- the rbsK gene encoding ribokinase; translation: MPAACLSQQVVVIGSANLDLTVIASRLPREGETVLGGELLLSNGGKGANQAVAALKAGAEVRFLAKVGRDPFGDRICRDLVAAGLPADGLLRDESAPTGVALIVVDRQGRNQIAVAPGSNQLLLPVVIEQHEPFLAHGTVMLVQLEIPIVTVERALQFAKAHGMTTILNPAPASALSDDLLRHVDLLTPNETEAEALTGIAVSDLPSAAAAAKALLLRGPHVVIVTLGAQGALLCTASIVQHLPAIPVAAVDTTAAGDAFNGALAAALAGKPQTDTLRTGRLRVLEDIVRFANAAGALTTTKRGAQESLPTKAEIERLLAARPLP
- a CDS encoding bis(5'-nucleosyl)-tetraphosphatase; the protein is MAREISAGVILFRQAPEPHYLLLHYGSGHWDFPKGHIEPGEDAQQTAIRELKEETGIAEVSFVDGYKQTLRYFFRQKGIGIFKTVIYFLAETDQSEVSLSHEHIGFDWLPYDLAMSRLTFKNSRDLLAKAHTHLQTTQSAIRGDR
- a CDS encoding FAD-dependent oxidoreductase, giving the protein MGKLHHVIIGASAAGLAAVEAIRRVDKDCPITVVSKEPMPLYSRVGLTHFISREVGYDGMRMRDDGYFDQMKVRGIMGVAALAVDPTVRRVRLSNGENLAYDNLLVASGSHAVMPPIPGTDLQGIYPCITNHDAKQIDAAIPSAKEAVVIGAGLIGIQVVDAFARRGLKTTVIEQMPHVMPAMADAVSAVMAEEALREAGVTVRCGVRATELLGKDGHVTGVKVDSGEVFPCQLLVMAAGVAPNLDFLSETGVKMNRGLLVDAYQRTSLDGIYAAGDVAETVDMFSGKRAVNAIWPEALNQGRIAGLNMAGVSTAYEGSMAMNVTTVIDTPIASIGLWNPKVGSGYQIREVRDDGRQTYRKLIFTGEQLVGAMLVGDFEDAGILHNMIRTRTTFTLKPDHLAPSTIRWGTVLRAIKKAGRV
- a CDS encoding MOSC N-terminal beta barrel domain-containing protein, with translation MSKEVSIGIGRVREIWRYPVKSMIGERLDRGHVGTQGLWGDRGWAIRDEATGEIHNAKRHPILMQCSAMYRAEPRADHIPHVDITLPDGVTVSSDSPAASQRLSELIGRSVTLRPVQPAAETAYYRRREPGAALLGRLWAYRPARRLLQRLILRGPVAKELRTALGREPEEPLPDLSGVPPVAWEYYTPPGTYFDLFPIQVLTTSTLQLMSQLNPAANWDVRRFRPNVLVDTESAIGAVENDWVGRAIRIGNLVVKGELPTIRCAMPMHAQADLPRDPSVLRTIVREANQCLGVYASVIEAGSIGTGDPVELAPHSVT